A region of Drosophila mauritiana strain mau12 chromosome 3L, ASM438214v1, whole genome shotgun sequence DNA encodes the following proteins:
- the LOC117141680 gene encoding uncharacterized protein LOC117141680 yields MDQIITSTLKNRRRRSLGLRLLICYLKKSNIKLEENVHTWTCLLVQSCKLPELCLYGDLIFSAMALLMDKIQSDGNMSKAFASAHLYKVVECLSHNEIYKHNRSTVAALHTIKKCLKYYPKGLKAKASTIKNILVLLIDNQNDEVVYQSGECWLLLHKIHGISDKEHMNNITEWKDFQLSLLSNIQYIINRTIVMPEESVSSPFIPNHFGAFTFEALKDPFERTSQAFRRIFNLIEYLKIALSKQFIFKKNICVHQILALIQNGLNTHVHQQNLQINHAYLEIFLPQMHIKLLELLEIVIQTCHTHLRMDFRLVLNILLEALEKTNKSMSQEANLKEVLNMRLVVYRVISLWCSTLQEGSHCEIIADTLIKEVFDDISTRRPTSKKSLSGPYLKHSPETPFSMLKCSLCNEDYRVLSQQAHSCLQQFLLSSGHLIKHQLLKAVHDTLLGICVQMHSQSSKEPDLLDTWDGRLEVYKSFTVLLKLRNYGCPTPSEIIWNLLHESRLFNNSIALKQSHSSNLLELMLHPQKADINFKSADNLKKTTVFSTNETEKRIDLLQTINSPEDRFCDSESPLISAIKTIENNNDDKKNTGYDNNSLNKKKPFEVVCKNYSKDLVAEDTTKNINEISDDHLLSSKINSTQSLEGQPQGICNGNNLKSDLISSCCSAEESVKMFPSDLESSLDDAKMIADLEATFVGELK; encoded by the exons ATGGATCAAATCATAACTTCGACTCTGAAAAACCGTAGACGACGTTCTCTTGGATTGCGACTTTTAATATGTTACCTTAAGAAAAGTAACATTAAATTAGAAGAGAATGTTCATACATGGACATGTTTATTAGTTCAATCATGCAAATTACCTGAGTTGTGTTTATATGgtgatttaatattttccGCCATGG CACTCCTTATGGACAAAATTCAGAGCGACGGTAATATGTCGAAAGCATTCGCATCTGCTCATTTATATAAAGTAGTCGAATGCTTATCTCACAACGAAATATATAAACACAATCGCTCAACTGTTGCCGCCTTACACACAATCAAGAAATGCCTAAAATATTACCCAAAAGGATTAAAAGCTAAAGCATCAActatcaaaaatatattagTACTATTAATAGACAACCAAAACGATGAAGTTGTTTATCAATCTGGTGAATGTTGGCTTTTGTTACACAAAATTCATGGCATTTCCGATAAGGAACATATGAATAATATAACTGAATGGAAGGATTTTCAATTATCTTTACTGAGTAATATccaatatattataaatagaACAATAGTTATGCCTGAAGAATCAGTTAGCAGCCCCTTCATACCAAATCATTTTGGAGCTTTCACTTTTGAAGCGCTAAAAGATCCTTTTGAAAGGACTTCACAAGCTTTTCGACGGATTTTTAATcttattgaatatttaaaaattgctttaag caaacaatttattttcaaaaaaaatatttgcgtaCATCAAATCTTGGCTTTAATACAAAATGGACTAAATACACATGTACACCaacaaaatttacaaattaatCATGCATATCTTGAGATATTTTTGCCGCAAATGCATATAAAATTATTGGAGCTTTTGGAAATTGTCATTCAAAC ATGTCATACACACTTAAGGATGGACTTCCGGCTTgttctaaatattttattggaAGCCCttgaaaaaacaaacaaatcaatgTCACAAGAAGCAAATTTAAAAGAAGTTTT GAATATGCGCCTGGTGGTGTACAGAGTAATATCCTTATGGTGCTCTACTCTGCAAGAAGGAAGCCATTGCGAAATTATTGCGGATACTCTTATCAAGGAAGTGTTTGATGATATATCAACGCGAAGGCCAACTTCAAAAAAAAGT CTAAGCGGACCATACTTGAAACATTCACCTGAGACTCCATTTTCGATGCTGAAATGTTCATTATGTAATGAAGACTATCGTGTGCTTAGTCAACAAGCACACTCTTGCCTACAACAGTTTTTGTTATCGTCTGGTCATTTGATAAAGCATCAACTTTTAAAG GCGGTGCACGACACCTTATTAGGAATTTGTGTTCAAATGCATTCTCAGTCTAGCAAAGAACCAGACTTGTTGGATACTTGGGACGGACGCTTGGAAGTTTACAAGTCTTTCACAGTGCTATTAAAATTACGAAACTATGGATGTCCTACGCCTTCTGAAATAATTTGGAATCTTTTGCACGAATcccgattatttaataatagcATTGCACTTAAGCAAAGTCATAGTTCAAACTTGTTGGAACTGATGCTTCATCCTCAAAAGGCggatataaattttaaaagtgCTGACAATTTAAAGAAAACAACCGTCTTTTCAACAAATGAAACGGAAAAAAGAATCGATTTGTTACAAACTATCAATAGTCCCGAAGACAGATTCTGTGATAGTGAAAGTCCACTGATATCGGCcataaaaacaattgaaaataataacgATGATAAAAAAAACACTGGCTACGACAACAATTCCTTGAATAAAAAGAAACCTTTTGAAGTCGTTTGTAAAAATTACTCAAAAGATTTAGTTGCTGAAgacacaacaaaaaatataaatgagaTATCAGATGACCATTTGCTCTCATCAAAAATCAACAGTACACAGAGTTTAGAAGGACAACCCCAAGGAATTTGTAATGGCAATAATCTGAAGTCTGATTTAATATCATCCTGTTGCAGTGCTGAAGAATCTGTAAAAATGTTTCCTTCGGACTTGGAATCATCTTTAGATGATGCTAAAATGATAGCCGACTTGGAAGCGACATTCGTTGGtgaacttaaataa
- the LOC117141679 gene encoding vacuolar protein sorting-associated protein 11 homolog — MDISVLEWKKVDLFNIIAVPFVKIPNTAEISCYCFPESKSSTEERNIKLVICDRNGNILTYFSNWDCITFKSPSNRKAIALCSLTSNNCLATVTPDTNNGIHIEVFDLNRLSKKQGAPIIASAYTQPSSTPLCLNADVIDDKLFALAIGLGNGDILLHYGKITKNFSANIRQHTVSGNAVNGIHFDFKTQPLDTTQIMFVTCVQGVYCFMLKEKSIMDTKFVLDNDKGNLNYRSVMRKAGDCELNDSMLVVGRADAVYCYTPEGRGPCFAIEGAKECLAWVGHYLIVGVKNFKQNVTTLIVLDTENKIIVFQKQFQELFYIISETNFCYVVTNSRDANACDILMLEQNSIDVNIRLLVEKNMYNIALRLLHREGYNSTPETALVRFQYGNHLLQKGDISRATQEFIKTIGFIKPYAVISKLLYSRYNTFLLNYLSEWKKKNETSSCHTRLIECCSKREQIKHEMQQDDSKHYKSPAEINHHLSTISKMYFACSLSNQLTVPVEEEHLLHQLLEYGPASLAVDLTTYLNNITFENAKESKNILSFCSILADHNDYCAKMLAKIIEAFPVCDEKLLFYLLVFYFKLWQVDKVSSSFVSDFIKTHCLRLDKTIIVSRLYTFFNVTQRIHRHQINTGTLHNETIDKCDENLTKNNANVALNGNLSTRSFLMMLKSSCSNEEIKAIKIKPIFTDGLMQSVVNSANELKLVENFNEKIKRSRSMLSLYTNNPIEFRNDKCDICHEMLSTQSIYFLCQHSFHKECLNYKSTKRKEKLLCIICKTRNLISPKHSSNFCCDSSDTIAALAKIVSIGNKLETKLMIGGRPKSDGVTSSNPFD; from the coding sequence ATGGATATAAGTGTGTTGGAATGGAAGAAAGTGGATCTTTTCAATATAATCGCCGTACCATTTGTAAAAATTCCGAATACAGCAGAAATATCGTGCTACTGCTTTCCCGAATCAAAATCAAGCACTGaggaaagaaatataaaattagtaaTTTGTGATAGAAACGGAAATATTCTTACTTACTTTTCAAATTGGGATTGTATCACCTTTAAGTCTCCATCCAACCGGAAAGCTATAGCTCTTTGTTCCCTTACCAGCAATAACTGTCTTGCGACTGTCACACCGGATACCAATAATGGTATTCACATTGAAGTATTTGACCTTAATAGATTATCAAAAAAGCAAGGAGCTCCAATAATTGCCTCTGCATATACTCAGCCTTCAAGTACGCCCTTATGCCTCAACGCAGACGTCATTGACGATAAATTGTTTGCGTTGGCGATAGGATTGGGGAATGGTGATATTCTCTTGCATTATggaaaaatcacaaaaaactTTTCTGCAAATATTCGCCAACATACTGTTTCTGGAAACGCAGTCAATGGAATACATTTTGACTTCAAAACACAACCTTTAGATACAACTCAAATAATGTTTGTGACATGTGTTCAAGgagtttattgttttatgttAAAAGAGAAAAGCATAATGGATACAAAATTTGTACTTGATAATGATAAAGGTAATCTTAATTACCGCAGTGTAATGCGCAAGGCTGGAGATTGCGAATTAAATGATTCGATGTTGGTTGTGGGACGGGCAGACGCTGTTTATTGCTACACTCCTGAGGGAAGGGGTCCTTGTTTTGCTATCGAAGGAGCAAAGGAATGCCTGGCTTGGGTAGGTCATTACCTGATCGTCGGCGTCAAAAACTTTAAGCAGAATGTAACGACACTAATTGTTTTGGacacagaaaacaaaatcatAGTTTTTCAAAAGCAATTTCAAGAATTGTTTTATATAATCAGTGAAACCAATTTTTGCTATGTTGTTACGAATTCTCGGGACGCGAATGCTTGCGACATATTAATGTTAGAACAAAACAGCATAGATGTTAATATACGTCTCTTAGttgaaaaaaatatgtataatattGCTTTGAGATTGTTGCATCGAGAAGGCTATAATTCAACGCCAGAAACTGCATTGGTACGATTTCAGTACGGGAATCACTTACTTCAAAAAGGAGACATCAGTAGAGCTACTCAAGAATTTATTAAAACCATCGGTTTTATTAAACCGTATGCTGTCATTTCGAAGCTTTTATATTCCAGATACAATacctttttattaaattacttgtccgaatggaaaaaaaagaatgagACTTCGAGCTGTCATACAAGACTTATTGAATGCTGTAGTAAGCGTGAACAAATTAAGCATGAAATGCAGCAAGATGATTCCAAGCACTATAAAAGCCCTGCGGAAATAAACCATCATCTTTCAACCAtatcaaaaatgtatttcgCATGTAGCCTTTCCAATCAGTTGACAGTTCCAGTTGAAGAAGAGCATTTATTACATCAATTGTTAGAATATGGACCTGCATCTCTAGCAGTTGATCTCActacttatttaaataatataacatttgaaaatgcaaaagaatcaaaaaatattctttCTTTCTGTTCCATTTTAGCAGATCATAACGATTATTGCGCTAAAATGTTAGCTAAAATCATAGAAGCCTTTCCAGTCTGTGACGAAAAActgttattttatttgctgGTCTTTTATTTCAAACTCTGGCAAGTAGATAAAGTAAGTTCAAGTTTTGTCTCAGATTTTATAAAGACACATTGCTTGCGATTGGACAAAACTATCATTGTAAGTAGgctttatacattttttaatgtgACACAAAGAATACACCGCCATCAAATAAATACAGGCACATTGCATAACGAAACAATAGACAAGTGTGATGAAAACCTTACgaaaaataatgcaaatgtggctttaaatggaaatttaagtACAAGATCATTTCTCATGATGTTAAAAAGTTCTTGCTCCAATGAAGAAATAAAAGCTATAAAGATAAAACCAATATTTACGGATGGATTAATGCAAAGTGTGGTTAATTCTGCGAATGAATTAAAGTTAGTTGAGAATTTCAACGAAAAGATTAAGAGGTCGAGATCCATGCTGTCTCTCTATACAAACAATCCAATCGAGTTTCGTAATGATAAATGTGACATTTGTCATGAAATGTTAAGTACGCAGTccatttattttctttgtcAACATTCCTTTCATAAAGAATGCCTCAATTACAAATCGACAAAACGTAAAGAAAAGTTATTGTGTATTATATGTAAAACCAGAAATTTGATAAGTCCAAAACATTCTTCCAATTTTTGCTGTGATTCTTCAGATACTATTGCAGCACTTGCAAAAATAGTTTCTATAGGAAATAAGCTAGAAACTAAACTTATGATAGGAGGACGGCCGAAAAGCGATGGCGTTACATCTTCTAACCCCTTtgattaa
- the LOC117139379 gene encoding uncharacterized protein LOC117139379, giving the protein MQNRNFAELVKIMQVTPARSKLIIALSNCMEGTASQWLTQISYQGMTWQEFQELFLQRFETEETPAATFLNLLNSRPTADECYAVYASRLVTTLTTKWRNMEIEEIAVTTVLAHMANIDSRLQRVLFTSNVRTRSKLQAELKAFTFDKKRHARDDNLGPDQKNRKASPVVCHFCSKPGHRIAECRSKMRQDRQAQPQREKSNVTCYRCGQPGHFSNQCPKNGSAAKQDVTQQKTVNQCCVTEPKGSLHQRGEIYAICFYSGAECSLIKDDISSKLSGKRINNTVMIKGIGGGSVCSTLQILTKS; this is encoded by the exons ATGCAAAATCGGAATTTTGCTGAACTTGTAAAAATCATGCAAGTGACGCCGGCAC GAAGTAAATTGATCATCGCACTAAGTAACTGCATGGAAGGAACTGCATCTCAGTGGCTAACACAAATTTCGTACCAGGGTATGACTTGGCAAGAGTTCCAGGAATTATTTCTGCAGCGCTTTGAAACCGAAGAGACGCCGGCCGctacgtttttaaatttactcaaCAGCCGCCCGACTGCCGACGAATGTTATGCGGTGTATGCGAGTCGGCTGGTGACGACGCTGACTACAAAGTGGCGGAATAtggaaatagaagaaattgcCGTTACAACTGTTCTTGCGCATATGGCAAACATTGACAGTCGTTTGCAGCGCGTCCTCTTCACATCCAATGTGCGTACCAGAAGTAAGCTACAGGCGGAGTTAAAAGCGTTTACGTTCGACAAGAAGCGACATGCTCGAGATGACAACCTTGGACCTGACCAGAAGAACCGTAAGGCATCGCCAGTTGTATGCCACTTCTGTTCAAAGCCGGGACATCGAATTGCTGAATGCCGAAGTAAAATGCGACAAGATAGACAGGCGCAACCGCAGcgtgaaaaatcaaatgttaCGTGCTATCGGTGCGGCCAACCGGGACATTTCTCCAACCAGTGCCCGAAAAACGGAAGTGCAGCCAAACAAGATGTGACTCAACAGAAGACTGTTAACCAATGTTGTGTGACTGAGCCAAagggaagcttgcatcaacgaGGTGAGATCTATGCAATTTGTTTCTATTCCGGTGCAGAGTGCTCCCTTATTAAAGACGACATTAGCAGTAAGTTATCTGGTAAACGTATAAACAATACTGTAATGATAAAAGGCATTGGTGGTGGCAGTGTGTGCAGTACATTGCAAATCTTGA